A stretch of the Nitratifractor salsuginis DSM 16511 genome encodes the following:
- a CDS encoding type II toxin-antitoxin system PemK/MazF family toxin: MKRGEIYLVNFGKKYNSEFGKVRPALIIQNDIANRVIDKVAFKGVTLLPLTSWISGGSLRVVLKARDHLLQDSEICINELCTLDLSRIDLSRCLTVLTPRELKEVEQKLCLHLGVGTF; this comes from the coding sequence ATGAAACGAGGCGAAATCTATCTGGTTAATTTCGGAAAGAAATACAACAGTGAATTTGGCAAGGTCCGGCCTGCACTGATCATTCAAAACGATATCGCCAATAGAGTTATCGACAAAGTGGCTTTCAAAGGGGTAACCCTCCTTCCTCTGACAAGCTGGATCAGCGGAGGCTCCCTGCGGGTGGTCCTCAAGGCAAGGGACCATCTGCTTCAAGACAGCGAAATATGCATCAACGAACTCTGCACATTGGATCTCAGCCGCATCGATCTGAGCCGATGCCTGACTGTCCTGACTCCCCGGGAGCTCAAAGAGGTGGAACAAAAACTCTGCCTCCATCTGGGAGTCGGAACTTTTTAA
- a CDS encoding polysaccharide deacetylase family protein, with translation MLEALRSFQLQGRPMLLTVHPETLKTRVLRENDIHRVPCPADSRYHRLLRAASAPPHPLQNDGITHAQNGLYLTTDLCPSSKKGFEQRLYEALIDRFPHPVPVTLFITKRWIDKHPNAFAQFKSWKEKGDLAITWGNHTAWHHYHPGKPMRENFVLSPEENLTEDVLTLEKSLLEHGVTPSIFFRFPGLVSDRRSVETVTRLGLITIGSNAWLAKGQRPRPGSIILVHGNGNEPKGVDLFLKMLQKGEIPQLYPLSGILKEKHK, from the coding sequence GTGCTGGAAGCCCTGAGAAGCTTTCAGCTCCAGGGCCGTCCGATGCTTCTGACGGTGCATCCCGAGACGCTCAAAACCCGTGTGCTCCGAGAGAACGATATACACAGAGTTCCCTGCCCCGCCGACTCCCGCTACCATCGCCTCCTGAGGGCTGCATCCGCCCCGCCTCATCCCCTGCAAAACGACGGCATTACCCACGCTCAAAACGGGCTCTATCTTACGACCGATCTCTGCCCCTCGTCCAAAAAGGGTTTTGAGCAGCGGCTCTATGAAGCCCTCATCGACCGTTTCCCCCATCCGGTGCCGGTGACCCTTTTCATTACCAAGCGCTGGATTGACAAACATCCGAATGCCTTCGCGCAATTCAAATCCTGGAAAGAAAAGGGCGACCTGGCGATCACCTGGGGCAACCACACCGCCTGGCACCACTACCATCCCGGCAAGCCTATGAGAGAGAATTTCGTCCTCTCACCCGAGGAGAATTTGACGGAGGATGTGCTGACCCTCGAAAAGAGCCTGCTGGAGCACGGCGTCACCCCTTCGATTTTCTTCCGTTTCCCCGGGCTGGTTTCCGATCGGCGCAGCGTCGAAACGGTTACCCGACTCGGGCTCATCACCATTGGCAGCAATGCCTGGCTGGCCAAGGGCCAAAGGCCCAGGCCTGGCTCCATCATTCTGGTACACGGAAACGGCAATGAACCCAAAGGGGTGGATCTCTTTTTGAAAATGCTTCAAAAGGGCGAGATCCCGCAGCTCTATCCTCTCTCCGGGATCCTCAAAGAAAAACATAAATAA
- a CDS encoding peptidase U32 family protein yields the protein MDKVELLAPAGNLEKLKIAINYGADAVYGGTSTFSLRIRSGKEFDLDSFKAGIDYAHERGKKVYVTINGFPFNSQLKLYENHLAKMRELGPDAFIVSSPGVIRMARKVAPEIPIHLSTQANVMNAMDAAVYYDMGVRRIIAAREISLKDCEAIKKELPDLELEIFVHGSMCFAYSGRCLISALQTGRVPNRGSCANDCRFPYEIYAHNPESGTTFKLEEETEIGTYIMNAKDMNLASHIDEILSSGVIDSLKIEGRTKSPYYVATVTRAYRQAIDDYYAGVFEAERYQKELHTTQNRGFTDAYLISRPFERHDTQSQGFTIQEGTHQVAALVGEEGTTWRCKDKTCVGDRLEIVLPVGATLQEVENEYGKVELGEEGKWWLTIKKIVALSGKEFECIHSGDLNDIILPTKFPGYTILRRDIREARAKKGLTPEPQAIQRREEKY from the coding sequence ATGGACAAAGTGGAACTGCTCGCCCCCGCGGGCAATCTGGAAAAACTCAAAATCGCCATCAACTACGGGGCCGATGCCGTCTATGGCGGCACGAGTACCTTCAGCCTGCGGATCCGCAGCGGCAAAGAGTTTGACCTGGACTCTTTCAAAGCCGGCATCGACTATGCCCACGAACGGGGCAAGAAGGTCTATGTCACCATCAACGGCTTTCCTTTCAACTCCCAGCTGAAACTTTACGAAAACCATTTGGCCAAGATGCGTGAACTGGGGCCTGACGCCTTCATCGTCTCCAGCCCCGGCGTGATCCGGATGGCACGCAAAGTCGCCCCCGAGATCCCCATCCACCTCTCCACCCAGGCCAATGTGATGAATGCGATGGATGCGGCGGTCTACTACGATATGGGGGTGCGCCGGATCATCGCGGCACGGGAGATCAGCCTAAAAGATTGCGAAGCGATCAAAAAGGAGCTGCCGGATCTGGAGCTGGAGATCTTCGTCCACGGCTCGATGTGTTTCGCCTACAGCGGGCGCTGCCTTATCTCGGCCCTGCAGACGGGGCGGGTCCCCAACCGGGGCAGCTGCGCCAACGACTGCCGTTTTCCCTACGAGATCTACGCCCACAATCCCGAGAGCGGCACCACCTTCAAACTCGAAGAGGAGACAGAGATCGGCACCTACATTATGAACGCCAAGGATATGAACCTGGCGAGCCATATCGACGAGATCCTCTCCAGCGGCGTCATCGATTCGCTCAAGATCGAGGGGCGGACCAAATCCCCCTATTATGTGGCCACCGTCACCCGGGCCTACCGCCAAGCGATCGACGATTACTACGCCGGCGTCTTCGAGGCGGAGCGCTACCAAAAGGAGCTGCATACCACTCAGAACCGGGGCTTCACCGACGCTTATCTCATCAGCCGCCCCTTCGAGCGCCACGATACCCAGTCCCAGGGCTTCACAATCCAGGAGGGGACCCATCAGGTGGCGGCGCTGGTGGGCGAAGAGGGAACCACCTGGCGCTGCAAGGACAAGACCTGTGTCGGCGACCGGCTGGAGATCGTGCTGCCGGTAGGCGCGACCCTGCAGGAGGTGGAGAACGAATACGGCAAGGTCGAGCTGGGAGAAGAGGGCAAATGGTGGCTGACGATCAAAAAGATCGTCGCCCTTTCGGGTAAAGAGTTTGAGTGCATCCACAGCGGCGATCTAAATGATATAATACTGCCGACGAAATTCCCGGGATATACGATTTTGCGCCGGGACATTCGGGAAGCCCGGGCTAAAAAGGGTTTGACCCCCGAGCCTCAAGCCATTCAGCGACGGGAAGAGAAGTACTGA